The following proteins come from a genomic window of Falco rusticolus isolate bFalRus1 chromosome 9, bFalRus1.pri, whole genome shotgun sequence:
- the LOC119153198 gene encoding glutathione S-transferase omega-1-like, which yields MAGEHSRSLGKGSAAPGPVPEGVIRLYSMRFCPFAQRARLVLRAKGISYEVININLKNKPDWFFEKNPFGLVPVLETSKGQLIYESPITCEYLDEAFPGKKLMPSDPYERAFQKMLLEHFSKITPIVFKYFVAVKDGQDATALKAEIAEKFGKLEEILSKRNTVFYGGDSISMLDYMIWPWFERLEPFQLKDSLSHTPKLQRWMEAMKEDPAVKATMTDPQIFKDYLELYLKNNPEACDYGL from the exons ATGGCGGGCGAGCACTCTCGCAGCCTGGGCAAGG GTagcgcggccccggggccggTGCCCGAGGGGGTGATCCGGCTGTACAGCATGCGGTTCTGCCCCTTCGCCCAGAGGGCGCGTCTCGTCCTCCGTGCCAAGGGCATCAG ctATGAAGTAATCAACATCAATCTGAAGAACAAACCTGACTGGTTCTTTGAGAAGAATCCCTTTGGGCTGGTTCCTGTTCTGGAGACCAGCAAGGGCCAGCTGATTTATGAGTCGCCAATCACTTGCGAATATTTGGATGAAGCATTTCCAGGGAAGAAGCTGATGCCTTCGGACCCGTATGAGCGAGCCTTTCAGAAGATGCTCTTGGAACATTTCTCAAAG ATAACGCCCATagttttcaagtattttgtgGCAGTCAAAGATGGTCAGGATGCCACGGCACTGAAAGCAGAGATTGCTGAAAAGTTTGGCAAACTTGAAGAG ATTCTGTCCAAACGCAACACTGTGTTTTACGGTGGGGACTCAATCTCCATGCTTGACTACATGATCTGGCCATGGTTTGAACGTCTGGAACCATTCCAGCTGAAGGA CTCTTTGAGTCACACCCCCAAGCTCCAACGCTGGATGGAGGCCATGAAGGAGGACCCTGCTGTCAAGGCTACAATGACTGACCCACAGATATTCAAGGATTACCTTGAGCTCTATCTGAAGAACAACCCTGAGGCATGTGATTATGGGCTCTGA